One window of Dethiosulfovibrio salsuginis genomic DNA carries:
- a CDS encoding methyl-accepting chemotaxis protein produces the protein MSRWSIRAKLFLGVLSLASLGLFVAVYMVTSQSMDSAREEAVSLAEEMSARYATEVSSYLGKALARAQDLSQVMASLSKSGADRGLAMDIIRTMAEGSSDVNGVWAGFRENGYDGDDRGSIGQPGTDEKSGRFVPYAFMTEKGVGSRPMVDYEGSDFYEVPIMTGKTVVLKPYSWTPSGGVKVTGTSVAVPIRLDGRVIGVTGVDVFLDVFQDMIQSIKPMGSGYAGIFTDKGVYVATPDRELIGKVVPSPEVVAAISSGQEFRSESVSVITGQESLHFFRPVVIEGYDRPWSIQITLPKDQVFAGARSILINGIIGALIALAFIGITTFFIVGKTTRGIGGVSQVLGKISSLDLRFDSSLKWLLDYKDDIGHMVGALATMEISLKEIIRELSHEASTTDHTSQSLTALSQEAMASMEEVRSSIEEMSSILGETASCVGDAGLVVRDVSNGASSVASYAEAGVEAAKVLSEKGKDAGEQVLSVAANVKDVGDKTSRAAKVLRDVDRSVQSITGFIDTITQIADQTNLLALNAAIEAARAGEHGRGFAVVAEEVRKLAEQSNLAADNVKKLVESLGKNATISTGAMDEVEQVVRDVIQGADGASDTLSQLLNEVDLLVKSIGEMAITAEDQALSTGKLVASVETIEGDISTVVDRMESIRGSSQETTQASEEVALNAERLSEGVKRLEELTGRFTLDDEVSYAIASGR, from the coding sequence ATGAGCAGGTGGAGCATAAGGGCTAAGCTGTTTTTAGGTGTCCTGTCTCTGGCCTCTTTGGGGCTGTTCGTCGCCGTCTATATGGTGACTTCCCAGTCCATGGACAGCGCTCGGGAGGAGGCTGTCTCCCTGGCGGAGGAAATGTCCGCTCGGTACGCTACGGAGGTCTCGTCCTATCTCGGCAAGGCCCTCGCCAGGGCTCAGGACCTCTCCCAGGTGATGGCCTCCCTCTCCAAATCAGGGGCAGATCGAGGGTTGGCTATGGATATCATAAGGACCATGGCGGAGGGCTCGTCGGACGTAAACGGGGTCTGGGCGGGGTTCAGGGAAAACGGTTACGACGGCGACGATAGAGGCTCTATAGGGCAGCCAGGCACCGACGAAAAGAGCGGCCGGTTCGTTCCTTACGCCTTTATGACCGAAAAAGGTGTGGGATCCAGGCCTATGGTCGACTACGAGGGAAGCGATTTTTACGAGGTCCCTATAATGACCGGAAAGACCGTCGTGCTGAAGCCCTACTCCTGGACTCCCTCTGGTGGGGTTAAGGTCACAGGAACTTCGGTGGCGGTTCCTATAAGGCTGGATGGGCGGGTTATCGGTGTCACAGGGGTCGACGTCTTTTTGGACGTCTTTCAGGACATGATCCAGTCCATAAAGCCTATGGGGTCGGGATATGCCGGTATATTCACCGACAAAGGTGTCTACGTGGCCACGCCGGACAGGGAGTTGATCGGCAAGGTTGTCCCCTCCCCCGAGGTGGTCGCCGCCATCTCCTCGGGCCAGGAGTTCCGGTCCGAAAGCGTCTCCGTCATAACAGGGCAGGAGTCGCTACATTTTTTTAGACCCGTCGTTATAGAGGGCTACGACAGGCCCTGGTCCATCCAGATAACGCTACCTAAAGATCAGGTGTTCGCCGGGGCTAGGTCGATCCTTATCAACGGTATCATAGGGGCACTCATCGCCCTTGCTTTCATAGGTATCACCACTTTCTTCATCGTCGGTAAGACCACAAGAGGTATCGGCGGGGTATCCCAGGTCCTCGGCAAAATATCCTCCCTCGATCTTCGCTTCGATTCGTCCCTTAAATGGCTTTTGGACTACAAAGACGACATAGGTCACATGGTAGGTGCTCTGGCCACCATGGAGATAAGCCTCAAAGAGATTATAAGAGAGCTATCCCATGAGGCCTCCACCACCGATCACACCTCACAGAGCCTCACAGCCCTGTCCCAGGAGGCCATGGCTTCCATGGAGGAGGTGAGAAGCTCCATCGAGGAGATGTCCTCTATCCTAGGGGAAACCGCTTCCTGTGTCGGCGACGCCGGCCTCGTCGTTAGGGATGTCTCCAACGGGGCCTCATCGGTCGCTTCCTACGCTGAAGCGGGGGTCGAGGCGGCCAAGGTCCTGTCCGAAAAGGGCAAGGATGCGGGAGAGCAGGTCCTGTCTGTCGCCGCTAATGTTAAGGATGTCGGGGATAAAACCAGCCGTGCCGCGAAGGTCTTACGGGACGTGGACCGTTCGGTCCAATCCATCACCGGATTTATCGACACCATAACCCAGATAGCCGATCAGACGAACCTGCTGGCCCTGAACGCCGCCATAGAGGCCGCCAGGGCAGGAGAACACGGCAGAGGGTTCGCCGTGGTGGCGGAGGAGGTCCGAAAGCTGGCGGAGCAGTCCAACCTGGCTGCGGATAACGTCAAAAAACTGGTGGAGTCTCTGGGGAAAAACGCCACCATATCCACCGGCGCCATGGACGAGGTCGAACAGGTGGTGAGAGATGTTATCCAAGGTGCCGATGGGGCCAGCGATACCCTGTCTCAGCTTTTGAACGAGGTCGACCTGTTGGTGAAATCTATAGGAGAGATGGCGATCACCGCCGAGGATCAGGCCCTCTCAACCGGAAAGTTAGTCGCCTCCGTGGAGACCATAGAGGGTGATATATCCACTGTGGTGGACAGGATGGAGAGTATCAGAGGATCGTCTCAGGAGACCACCCAGGCCTCCGAGGAGGTCGCTTTAAACGCTGAGAGGCTTTCGGAGGGGGTAAAAAGGCTGGAGGAGCTGACCGGTCGGTTTACCCTGGACGACGAGGTGTCCTATGCTATCGCCAGCGGTAGATAG
- a CDS encoding GNAT family N-acetyltransferase: protein MDHFRLLVRSGKELGAYQKKEIKELCRLAFKEEEGGYPDPSLSDGIHFVGKRGLGLLISHCMVVDRSFSIGGKGSFTMACPTALATHPDYRGRGYGRMTVMEVCRYYEGAGYDLIMMTTEETRWFESLGWIRWKGPLALDEPRSGLSPFSRPVPMIYRLSKTPPISLRDDLTVVCKGGVAV, encoded by the coding sequence TTGGATCATTTTCGACTTTTAGTTCGATCGGGAAAAGAGTTAGGGGCCTACCAGAAAAAAGAGATAAAAGAGCTCTGTAGGCTCGCCTTTAAAGAAGAAGAGGGCGGTTATCCCGACCCCTCGCTCTCCGATGGGATCCATTTCGTGGGGAAAAGGGGACTCGGCCTCCTTATATCCCACTGTATGGTGGTGGATAGATCTTTCTCCATCGGTGGAAAAGGCTCTTTTACGATGGCCTGCCCTACCGCACTGGCGACCCATCCCGATTATCGGGGCAGAGGTTACGGAAGGATGACGGTTATGGAAGTCTGCCGCTACTACGAAGGGGCAGGGTACGACCTGATAATGATGACCACCGAGGAGACCAGATGGTTTGAGTCACTGGGGTGGATAAGGTGGAAGGGGCCGTTAGCCCTGGATGAACCAAGATCCGGCCTCTCCCCTTTCTCCAGGCCTGTCCCTATGATCTACAGGCTGTCCAAAACTCCTCCCATCTCCCTGAGAGACGATCTGACGGTAGTATGTAAAGGAGGGGTAGCGGTATGA